The sequence AAGCCTTTGTTTTTTTAAAAAGTCGTCGTTTATGACCTTTAAAGTTTTGGCATTTTTCTCTTGGTAAAAGACATGTATGATCTCGTTTAGCTCATCAAGTCTGGTTAAATTTTGATCAAAACTTTTTAAATTTTTATTTACATCGTCGTAGTTTAGACGAAGTACGTTATTTTCTAAGCTAAAGCTTAGCTCGTTATCTAGCAAGATAAGGCTTAAGATCGTATCGTTAAATTTACTAACAGCAGTAACAGCTCTATTTGCCATATAGATGTAAGCTGAGCTAAAGAAAAAGACGATCGCTAGGACGATTAAGATGATATTTGCTTGTCTTTTATTCATTTAGTATCCTAGGTCTGCGTCCATTTAGCGTTTGCAAAAATTTATAAATTTGCCCCAACTCTTCGCTACTTAGTGTGTGGATCAGCTGATGATAGCTCACAAAGCCTATGACCTCTTTTAGATCGCTCATTTCGCCACTGCTTAGATATGGAGCCGTTCTTGTTACATTTCTAAGCGAAGGCACACGCATAAGGCGTCTGCTCTCACCTGCATCTTTTAAGCCTACGTTTTGCATCAAATTTCCGCCTAAATTTCTACCATTGTGGCATGCCACACAGCCTATTTTATTAAAGAGCTCAAAGCCCTTTTTCGCCTCAGCATTTATGGAGTCATCATTGCCAGCTAGATACTCATCAAATGGCGAATCAATGCTCAAAACCGCCTTTTCAAATTCCACCAAAGCATCTACTATATTCTCGTAGTTTATGCCATCACCATATGCGTCATTAAATAAAATCGCATACTCGCCTATGCTTTTTACTTTTTTTACTATCTCATCTTTGTTTGAATTTAGCTCATTTCTAGAATTTATCGACTCTTTTACCTGATCTTTTAAGCTTCTTACCCTGCCATCAGTAAAAAATAGAAAATTTAAAGCCGAATTTAGCACGCTAGGCGGGTTTATGACGCCCTTTTGGCTAGTGTAAGATGAGTTTGTACCACTTAAATTCCAGTATAAGTTGTGGCAAGTTTCGCATGAGTAGTTTTCGGTGGTGCTTAGCCTTTTGTCAAAAAAGAGCTTTTTGCCGATGTAGGCTTGTTTTTCGTCATATTTTGATGAAAGCACTGGCTCAAATGATGAATTTGCGCTCAAAATACAAAAAGATACTACCATCCAAAATAAAACTTTTTTCATAAAATCTCCATATTCTTGAGCGTCATTATAGCGGAATTCTTTTTCATAACTACCAAATCGGCTAAATTGTAAAAAATTTAGTTTTTATTTGTCTTTTGAAAAAAATGTTGTATAATCCGCGAAAAATTACACAAATTTCAAGGAGGAACCATGAAAAAAGGTTTTACAATGATCGAGTTGATCTTCGTGATCGTCATTTTAGGCATATTAGCCGCAGTCGCTATACCAAGACTAGCTGCAACAAGGGACGATGCAGAGATAGCTAAAGTTGCTACAAATATACAAACGCTTGTTTCTGACCTAGGCTCTTACTACACTTCACAAGGTAAGTTTAAAGAGGCAAGTGGTGCTACGGCTGCTGCTGATGGCGAAGTAACAGCTGATTTTGCGCAAATGACAAATGTTCCAAATCCTGTTAAAGCTAAGAACGAAGAGTGTCTAAATTTAGGTACAGTAAATAATAAAAACGGTACTGTTGGAGCTACTATTAAAGTTGGCGGACTATGTCAATCAGTATGGAATTTACCTTCTATGAGAAGTATAGCGGCGCTAATAACAGGTACCACAACTGCATCTAATGCTGACGTTGCAGCTGCTAATGGTAAATTAAAATTTGGTGGTACTGGCATTAAGTGGGAATAACTTTTAACCTTTACTTATTGGCAAGGAAATTCCTTGCCACTCTTCTTTAACTTAATTTCAAAATTTATCTTTCATTTATAAAAATTCTAGCTATAATCTCGCAACTTCAAATTCAAGGATGAAGTAATGAAAAAGGCCTTTACAATGATTGAGCCAATTTTTGTAATAGTCATTATGGGAATACTGACCGCAGTTATCATCTCTAAGATAAACGCCACAAGAGAGGACGCCAAGCTTACAAAAGTTATGTCAGAGATAGCAGTTGCAATTCAAGACATAAATACCTACTACATATCAGAAGGCAAGCTGGCTATTGACACCAAAAATAACAGAGTTGATTTTAGAGTGATGACAAATGCTGGGGTTGTAGATAGCTCTGGTGATCTTGGCTTTTTTGCTAAAAATGAAAAGTGCATTTCATTAAAATTCTTTGCCGCAGACCAAAGCTGCTTGGGAGTAGATATTAGCGAGCAAGGCCTATGTAAAAAACTTTGGGAAGCTCCAGAATTTAAGCGCTTTAGTCAGACCATGATAAAGCCAGCACAAGGAGCATTGCCAGCTCATATCAGCTTTAGCGCTGTTCGCATCGTTTTTTAGCTAGATGTTTTTTCAAAAAGCTTTAAAGTCTAAAATTTACACTTAATTCTTGAAATTTTATAAAAATAAAGTCTAAAACTAATTTTTTCTTGACAACAATAACATTTTTAGATACAATGCGACTTTTTAATGAGGTAGTGGCATAAACTTACAAACACGACTCAGGCGGGGTGTAGCGCAGTCTGGTTAGCGCATCTGGTTTGGGACCAGAGGGCCGAAGGTTCGAATCCTTTCACCCCGACCATGTTAAATGGTGAGTGTAGCTCAGTCGGTTAGAGCATCAGATTGTGGTCCTGAGGGTCGTGGGTTCGATTCCCATCACTCACCCCATTTTGGGCGCTCGTAGCTCAATTGGATAGAGCGACAGACTTCGGATCTGTAGGTTATGGGTTCGACTCCTATCGGGCGCGCCACTTGAAAGACTTTATGCGCTCATAGCTCAGCTGGATAGAGCAACGGCCTTCTAAGCCGTAGGCCTCAGGTTCGAATCCTGATGGGCGTACCACTTATTATTGTTGTGCGGATGTGGTGAAATTGGCAGACACGCCAGACTTAGGATCTGGTGCCCCACGGCGTGGAGGTTCAAGTCCTCTCATCCGCACCATCTTTTTTTAAACTCCATCTTTAAAACTTTCAGAAACTCGATTTTCATTTGAATTTATCAAATTTATTTTGTGAATTCGGTAAAAATATCCATTTATTAAATGATCCGTATCAAATTTATAGACTCAAAATTTCAAATTAACAATTAAATTTTGAACCATTTGCAAGCAATAATCTCGTGTATATTTGGCAACGCTGCGATATTGGTTGTAGGCGAGGCGCTGTTGGTAAATTTAACTTTAGAGCTTCAAAACACAAAAAATTGTGGCTTAAATTTAGAAAACCGAGATACTTAAAGAGTAAAAGAGATGAAATTTGCAATAGAAGCAATAAATTTAAGCTATTAGAAAAGTATATTTCTTTTGTGGTGGTAGTTGTGCTGATATTTTCCCACTAAATTTAACTACAAAATCAAATAATCTAGAAATTTACGATCAAATTTAAGTCGCTTCGGGCTTGGATTTAAATTCTTGCTACCAAATTTATTAGCCAAAGTGATAACTAAATTTGAACTGCCCGAGAAATTTGCTCAGCAAGTAGCTTGTTTAAATATTTTTGTTTTTAGAAGCTAGAAATTTATTGTGGTTGAAACTTTAGCTATTTGCAGATTTAAAGCAGCACATATACGTCAAATTTAGCCCCCAAGTGAGGGCTAAATTTATATAAATTCTACAAAGATTGTAAAATTTTTGGTTTAGAAAACGCAGTGATCGGTTTGATCTCGCCTTTATATTTTTCTAAATTTACAAGGATCGTGTGTCCGCAGTTGCTTTGAGCGATGCTAGATGTGCCTTTGTCGCGAGTTAGGACATTGACGCAGCCATGCTTGCAAAGGCTCTTCTCGCCTAGCACTTCAGGATCGTACCATGCACCCTCGCAGATGGCGATGACGTGCTCTGGGATGATGTCAGTGACAAGCGCGCCAACTAAAATTTCGCCCCTGTCGTTAAATACTCTTACCACGTCGCCAGTTGCGATGCCCTTTGCCTTGGCGTCATTTACGTTTATTAGCATTGGCTCGCGTGCGCATACTTCAGCGTAGTTTCTGATTATTGAGTTATTTAGCTGTGAGTGGAGGCGGTATCTTGAGTGCGGAGTCGTGACGCTAAATGGATACTTTTTGGCTTTTTCGCTGCCAAGCCACTCAAACGGCTCGATCCAAGCAACGTGTGGCGCAAAGTCTTTGTAGCCAAATTTAGCGATAGTTGGAGAGTAGAGCTCTATCTTGCCAGATGGCGTGCCTAGGCGGTTTTTGTGAGGATTCTCTCTAAAAGCGCTAAGCCTTGTGTAGTATCTGCTAGCTTCGTCATCTTGCTCAAATCTAACATATCCCTCTTTCCAAAACTCATCAAAGCTTGGCATCTTGACATTTATGCCCTTGGCTTGCTCGGCTGCGTCTGCGTAAAATTCTTTCGCCCAGCCAAGCTCATCTTTACCCTCTGTAAAGACCTCTTCTCTGCCCCAGCGTTTGCAGATTTGTGAGCAGATCCAGTAATCGCTCCTGCTCTCGCCCATAGGCTCTACGACAGGCTTGTAAGCTACGATGTATTCGTTTGTAGGCACGCTTTGGTTGATGTCGTTTCTCTCGACTTCAAGGGCTACTGGTAAGACGATGTCGCTTAGTTTTGCTGTGCTTGTCCAAAATGGCTCAGCGGTTATTACGGTGTCAAATTTACGCCACGCTTTTACGGCGTTATTTACATCCTGATGCCTTGTAAACATCGATCCAGACGCCATGTAAGCCACTCTCATGTGTGGTAGCTTGATCTTTGAGCCGTCATAGTCTATCTCTTTGCCGGGGTTTTGCAAAGCCTCGATCGATCTTGAAGATGGGATGGTGACGTTTTTAAATTTCTTCCAAGGAGCGCCATCTACGTTGTCGTATTTTTCGCTGATGCTAGTGCTGATGCCTTTTAGCACCGGAGCGATCTTATCCGTAGCGCCCGCAGAGTCGTATCCTAGGCTAAACTCAAATCCAAGCCCCTCTTTGCCTATCTGACCTAGCATCGCACTAAGTGTTACGATGCCCCAAAAGCCCATCTCGCCGTGATCTTGTCTTTGAAGTGATCTACCTGCGATGATGACGCTTGGCTCTTTTGCAAGTGCTGTTGCAAATTTAGCGATATCTTCAGCTTTTACGCCACAAATTTTGCTCGCCCAGTTGATATCTTTTACCACTTTGTCAGTTGTGCCAAGTAGGTAGTCTTTAAATTTATTAAAGCCAACTGTGTATTTTTTGATAAATTCCTCGTCATAAAGCTTGTTTTCATATAGATAGTGGCACATGCCAAGCATCATTGCTACGTCGGTATTTGGACGAACTATGATAGCTTCAGAGCCAAGATATCTTGTGGTGTCGTTTTTAAAGACGCAAACGCTATAAGTTTTTATGCCTGCTTCTTTTATCTTTTTGATGCCAAGATAGCCATCGTGTGTTGGTGGTTGCCATGAAATTTGACCAGTTACAAGCGGGTCAGTGCCCCAAAATACAACGTTTTTAGCGTTTTTAGCGATAGCCTCCCACTTTGTCGGAGCATCATAAACGGCGCTGTTGCCTAAAACGTGAGGCATGATGACAAGGCCAGCACCAGTTGAGTAGTCGCCGCTCTCTTCTACGTATCCGCCAAGCACTTTTAGCATCCTGTGACCAACGGTTCTGCCCCAGCTGATCTTGCCACTACCGCCCCACCAGTAACACTCGCCGTAGATGCTCTCAGGGCCATACTTATCAAAATTTTCTTTTAAAGCTTTTGCTGCTAGATCAAGGGCAGTCTCCCAGCTAACGCGCACAAATTCCTCTTTGCCACGAAGCTCGCTCTTTGCTGCGCCTTTTGCTTTTAGATAGCTCTTTCTCACGTATGGATAGAGCACGCGGCTTTCGTTTTGGATGAGGTCTGGCAAGCTGTTGTTCATAGTATTTGGGAATTTATCGCCCTCAAATGGATCAACAGAGACGATTTGGTTTGAGTTGGTATTTGCCCAAAATAGCCCAAATCTATTTGCGCCAAAGGTCTTGTTTTGGTCAAAAATGGTCTTTGTCACACCCTCTATCTTGCTTGCCTGCGCTGCTGTGGCAGCAAGTGCAGAAAATTTTATAAAATCTCGCCTTTTCATATTTTCTCCCTTATGAAAATTTATTTTACTTTTTTGGCATTGTGTTGTAGGTATTTAAGCACTAAATTTAGATCAGTTTCATCAAGTGCAACAAATTTCGCATCGACCATACCAGATAAATTTGCTGGCCAC is a genomic window of Campylobacter concisus containing:
- a CDS encoding cytochrome-c peroxidase, with the translated sequence MKKVLFWMVVSFCILSANSSFEPVLSSKYDEKQAYIGKKLFFDKRLSTTENYSCETCHNLYWNLSGTNSSYTSQKGVINPPSVLNSALNFLFFTDGRVRSLKDQVKESINSRNELNSNKDEIVKKVKSIGEYAILFNDAYGDGINYENIVDALVEFEKAVLSIDSPFDEYLAGNDDSINAEAKKGFELFNKIGCVACHNGRNLGGNLMQNVGLKDAGESRRLMRVPSLRNVTRTAPYLSSGEMSDLKEVIGFVSYHQLIHTLSSEELGQIYKFLQTLNGRRPRILNE
- a CDS encoding type II secretion system protein; the encoded protein is MKKGFTMIELIFVIVILGILAAVAIPRLAATRDDAEIAKVATNIQTLVSDLGSYYTSQGKFKEASGATAAADGEVTADFAQMTNVPNPVKAKNEECLNLGTVNNKNGTVGATIKVGGLCQSVWNLPSMRSIAALITGTTTASNADVAAANGKLKFGGTGIKWE
- a CDS encoding type II secretion system protein; amino-acid sequence: MIEPIFVIVIMGILTAVIISKINATREDAKLTKVMSEIAVAIQDINTYYISEGKLAIDTKNNRVDFRVMTNAGVVDSSGDLGFFAKNEKCISLKFFAADQSCLGVDISEQGLCKKLWEAPEFKRFSQTMIKPAQGALPAHISFSAVRIVF
- a CDS encoding molybdopterin-dependent oxidoreductase produces the protein MKRRDFIKFSALAATAAQASKIEGVTKTIFDQNKTFGANRFGLFWANTNSNQIVSVDPFEGDKFPNTMNNSLPDLIQNESRVLYPYVRKSYLKAKGAAKSELRGKEEFVRVSWETALDLAAKALKENFDKYGPESIYGECYWWGGSGKISWGRTVGHRMLKVLGGYVEESGDYSTGAGLVIMPHVLGNSAVYDAPTKWEAIAKNAKNVVFWGTDPLVTGQISWQPPTHDGYLGIKKIKEAGIKTYSVCVFKNDTTRYLGSEAIIVRPNTDVAMMLGMCHYLYENKLYDEEFIKKYTVGFNKFKDYLLGTTDKVVKDINWASKICGVKAEDIAKFATALAKEPSVIIAGRSLQRQDHGEMGFWGIVTLSAMLGQIGKEGLGFEFSLGYDSAGATDKIAPVLKGISTSISEKYDNVDGAPWKKFKNVTIPSSRSIEALQNPGKEIDYDGSKIKLPHMRVAYMASGSMFTRHQDVNNAVKAWRKFDTVITAEPFWTSTAKLSDIVLPVALEVERNDINQSVPTNEYIVAYKPVVEPMGESRSDYWICSQICKRWGREEVFTEGKDELGWAKEFYADAAEQAKGINVKMPSFDEFWKEGYVRFEQDDEASRYYTRLSAFRENPHKNRLGTPSGKIELYSPTIAKFGYKDFAPHVAWIEPFEWLGSEKAKKYPFSVTTPHSRYRLHSQLNNSIIRNYAEVCAREPMLINVNDAKAKGIATGDVVRVFNDRGEILVGALVTDIIPEHVIAICEGAWYDPEVLGEKSLCKHGCVNVLTRDKGTSSIAQSNCGHTILVNLEKYKGEIKPITAFSKPKILQSL